Part of the Toxotes jaculatrix isolate fToxJac2 chromosome 1, fToxJac2.pri, whole genome shotgun sequence genome, AATCTTTGGGTTTTTATACAATATTCAATTTTACAATGAACTAAAGGTAGACTCCGTACTACTCTGTAGAGAGAAATGATTCACGCCTACTGACTGCGCGCCTTTGTGAAATGATTTAAACATTTCTCAGAAAGCTCAGCCAAACATAAAATGTGTCCATTTTAACAACTACTACAATAGTTTTATGTGACAACATGAAAGAGAAACTTACAGTGCTGTCTCCCTTCTTGGGGGCAGAAGCCTTCCTGGGGAACAGGATGAGCTTGGAGCGGTACTCTTTCAGGCGCTGCACATTAGCCTGAAGAGATTCTGTGGATCTGTTGCGACGGCGGGGGTCAACAGAGATGCCAATGGTGCGGGCTGTCTTTTTGTGGATGCCAGCCGCCTGCAGGGAGGAGCACAGCACATTAAGAGTTAAACATAAAAActtctgattttaatttgaTGTCTACTGTATAAAATACAATTTGGTTTTCCTTTGTGAGCAATAAAAACAGTCATCAGAAAAAGGGTTCAAAGTATTCATCAAGCAAATACAGAGATTCCGGAGATTTGTCATCATCTGACTGCTGcaatgcaaaacacaaacaatggtTCTTATAGTTCTGAACAATTCTGCCAAATGTCACTGAGTGCAAGTACTATGAGCTATTCTCCATTTACACAGGATAGAGATCCACTTGAATATGCAAGTTCACAGCTCAGTATTTACTTACTGTAACAACAATGCACTTTTCAATTCACTTGCATAGACATTCAAAAATATGACCCTGACAGTAACAGTTCTTATTCATGAATAATAAGTTACTACCAGGGCCTGACAAATTAACAACTAATTTAACTCTATATATGCCAATCTCTACAAAAACAgcttattaaaaacaataactCCTGCATGACCAAACCTCTTGTggaggaaaacaacaaacaagtcCACATGTTCTGGGGTGATGCACATCAACAGTCATTTAGCCTTACTCCCACAGCAGGTAAGTACATGGGAGGAAGGGCAAGGTACACTTTGGCAAGAACATCAAGTCTTTGAGCAGCGCTTCGTGTTCTTCCACAGCTATTGAGTTTTTTTGATTTGGTGGGATGCATGATTCATCACAAAAAGGTTGATCCTACTCTGCTTTGCATCTACAGTAGTTGTCAACAGCATTTCTGAGGTGGTGGTCAAACTTTGTAATGCTACCTTTCATGGTCTCAGTGATGTTGACAAGCAAACAAGTTTCAAAGTGCATACTGGTTTAAAGAGGATTTAATTCTTTGTgaccaggttttttttttagacaatgGAGAGAACAAAACTGGTGATTACTTAGTccagaattaaaaaaatatatatatttacagacAACAATAAAATTTTACCTTGAGCTCCTCCAGAGTGAAGCCACGTCCGGCACGAACCTTTGTGTGGTACCTGACAGTGGGACACCTGACCTGTGGCCTCAATGGTCCAGCAACAGGACGGGGAGCAATGCGACGGGCCTTGGCCTGACGAGCCTTTCGCCTAAGGAAAGAAATCTTAGTCAAAGACGCTACAgggccttaaaaaaaaaaaaaaaaaactcaagaaaTACTCCTGACTGTATTTCCACTGCATCTCAATCATGACagtaaagcaaacagactaataactgatgcaagaaaaaaagataaacagctTTATGAGACAAAcgttgtgtttttcctctgtggtttaGTGTTACATGAATGATGTTTGAATCGATGTAATGAATAGATGCAAACAAGATTGAAAATGAGTGTTCTGTAGTTATTTATGCCTTTGTTAGGCAAGGAATTGAAAGTTATGTTTAGTCTCTCTCGTTTACCTACTATTCTTTTCTCACACTTTAATTTCAAAAAATGCAGGTACAGAGATACCAAAACCAAGTTCCTTCTGACAGTTTCTTACACTTTAATGTATATTTAGTTTATGTGCTTCAAAACTAGTGCAACTCAGCTGCTATAAAGCAAAAAGCTGGAGACCTGATGTGGCCCCAGACAAGCATAAATGCTGCCTTGTTAGCATCTCTCCCTGAAGCAAGAGGCAGTTCTCACCTGCGGATCTTCCTGGCTGGCTGGTTGAACCAGGTGCGCACTCTTTTCTGCCAGTCTTTGTGGAAGTGAGGGTTCAGGATCATTCCATTCCGGCTGGGGGCCATGGCTGCCTACTTCCCTGCAACACAGCACAGGGACATGAGCAGGCTGTCATGCCGGCACGCCGGCACACCACTAGTCCTAACAGAGCTAAGTCTGAGATGCTAGGCTAGAAGGTTAGACGGCCTATTGGTGTTTTTAACATGCCGTAATCACTAATCGTTGCCATTTTGACATTCGTTACGTATggtagtttttatttttaagaacgTTTATGAAGTATGGAGCTACAACTGCTAGCCTGCGACGGCAATGCTAACAGTCACACACTATCAACACTTGCCCGGGTATCACCACTAAAACAGATGCTACACAGCAATTCAACGAAAAAATCTATTACAATAATCACCTTATTCCAAAGGTGACAAAACACGCTATTTCAAGCTGTAAGTGAAATCGACAAATATCGACAAAATACCAAGGATTAATTTAGATTATTTTCAAATCTGTAGAGAATAATTTCTCATACCTACAGGGGAGGAAAATGGCcgaaaggaaaaaggaagttgTATTACGGTGGATTGTGGGA contains:
- the rpl13 gene encoding 60S ribosomal protein L13 — protein: MAPSRNGMILNPHFHKDWQKRVRTWFNQPARKIRRRKARQAKARRIAPRPVAGPLRPQVRCPTVRYHTKVRAGRGFTLEELKAAGIHKKTARTIGISVDPRRRNRSTESLQANVQRLKEYRSKLILFPRKASAPKKGDSTEEELKMATQLSGPVMPIKTVHKKEKARVISEDEKNFKAFASLRMARANARLFGIRAKRAKEAAEQDVEKKK